In the genome of Actinobacillus genomosp. 1, the window CGTAAACAGTCACTGACTACACTAGGTAAATTCAGCACTTCGTGTCCTTTATACCAAGCTATCGTCAGTCCGCTGAGTCCCATTACACTGGCAAATAACGGTACGGGAAAATTTGCCAATTTTTGACCGCTTGTCGGATTTCCCGCTGAGGGATTCGGATTTGCTTCGTTTAACATAGTTCCTTCTTAGTCTATTCTGTGTGTTTAAACAACCAACCTTTAACGGTATAGTACAATACGGCAAAACCAACGAAGTTCACCGCATAAGTACCGAGTAACGCAAAGGCATCGATAGGCGCGCCGATATCGGATAAGCCTGATTGAGTCAGCCAAAACAGGACAAACACACCGATAAATCCGCCGATAAAGCCGACGACTTCCGCTTGGACTAAACGTTTGAGATGAAATCCTTTCTCTTTAACGAGTAAGATGACTAAAGCAAGCGTTAATATCACAGCTAAAATTAATAACGGGTAAAATGCCCATGCCAACATTTCTTGTACGACGGAAATCAGCATCGTCAGTTCTAAACTATTCATTTCGGCTCCTTAGGCTTTACCACGTAACATACTGAGATAAGTCGGTTTTAAACCGATAGTTTCGAGCAACCAACTTGTCCACGAGTCTTCTAACGGGTGGATTATGCCCGGGAAAGACGGTTGCAAATTGTTGTTATAATCAAATTCAACCAACATCGCTCGTCCGACTTCGGTAATCAATGGGCAAGAGGTGTATCCGTTGTAAATTTGTTTGCTTTCTTTGCCTTGCAGCTCGCAAATCAGATGATCCACTGCAACTGGCACTTGCCATTTTACGCTGGCGGCCGTTTTACCTTTCGGTACGCCGGCAATATCGCCTACCCCGAACACATTCGGATAACGAACATGGCGAAGGGTGCTTTTCGATACTTCCATCCAACCTTCGTTTTTCCATGGGCCGGTTTGCCAAGCTAACGGTGAGTTTCGAACGGCATCAGGCGCAACTTGCGGTGGAATAACATTAATAAAATCGTACGGTAGTTCTACTTTACCTTCGTCTTTACTTTCAAAGGTAGCAATACGTTTGACGGGATCAATCGCTTTTAAGATGCGATGGTAGTGGTAATGAATATCGCGTTCTTCGAACATCATACGTACTTTTTCAGAAACAATCGGTACGCTGAAGAACGAGCCGTTGTTACTGTTATAGCTGATATGGGATTTACTTAATGTACCGCGACGGTGGAGGTAATCACGCACAATAAAAGTATATTTTAGCGGTGCGCCGGAACATTTCATTTCGGTATTCGGACGGAGTAATACGGCATTTCCGCCTTTACGACTAAACTCATCAAGTAATTTCCAAGTTTTTTCCGCACCGACAGGACTATGGTAGATACTACCCAGACCGTTAGTACCGATTAACTTGGTATCCATTCCTTCAATAGCGTCATAATCCAGTTTTAGTCCGGTCGTTACGAACAGATAGTCGTAATTTAAATTTTCGCCGTTAGATAATCGTACTTGATTGGCATCCGGATTAAATTCTTCGACTTTGGCTTCAATCCATTTCACTTGAGACGGAAGATAGCTGGCTGTCTCGGATACTGAATAATCGGCCGGTTTTAAACCGGCGGCAATTAGGGTAAAACCCGGTTGGTAGATATGACTTTTATTCGGCTCGATAACAATAATTTCGGCTTTTTCATCCAAACGTTCGGCTAAACGGGATGCGGTGGCAAGCCCTGCAGCACCGCCGCCGGCAATAACAATTTTTATTGCGGCGGACACTTTAGGTTCGGCTTGTACGGATTTAGGCAATAATAGACCGCTTGCTGTCGCAGTTAAGCCTAATGCACTACTTTGTAAGAATAAACGACGGGTAAGATCAAAATGTTGGATTTTATCAGACATATCTGCTCCTTATATATCGAGCTTATTAAGCTTAAGCTTTTTATTATTTCTTTTTGAACGGACAAACCGGGCAGTTCTGAGCGGTATTAATGCCGAACAGTGCGTACAATCCGCAGCGGGAAAAAACACCGCTTAGCAGTATAATTACCCCTAAATATCCCCAAATACCTACGGTACCGGTTACGGCAAGTAAGGTAAGCAGTGCGCCGATTACGATACGTAATACTTTATCAATGCCACCGACATTCGCTTTCATAGATTACTCCTTATGTTTACATTGTTTGATATAATTAAGTTGTTATATAACGATTTTTTTATATAATATTTTTGTGATTGAATTCTGTCAATAAATTTTTTAAAATAAATAAAGATTTTTGGAATTTTTAAATTAAAGAGAAAAGTCAGATGAATGAGATTTTTGAAAAGGCGGGCGATGCGAGTAATTTTCTGAAATTATTGGCAAACCCGAATCGATTGGCGATTTTATGCTGTTTATTGGAAAAAGAGTGCAATGTCAGCGAGTTATGCCAAGCTATCGGCATACCGCAAGCCGCAACTTCTAACCAATTGGCAATATTGCGAGAAGCCGGAATTATTGTGGCGGAAGTGAATCATCGCGAACGAGTTTATCGAATAGAAGATGAAAAAGTGAAAGCGATTTTAGGGGTATTATATAAATTTTATTGCGAATAATTTGATTTTTGCATCACTGCCACATAAGATTGAAAAAACGTGTACTTTGCGGCGTTTATTCATCGGAGGCAAATATGATAAGCAAACCAACATTAGAAACGATCCTTTCTCATCGTTCAATTCGTAAATTTACCGAACAACCTATCTCAGAAGAACTCTTCCAAACGCTCATTCAAGCCGGACAACAAGCATCAACTTCGAATCATTTACAATGTGTGAGCGTCATTCGTGTAAAAGATCCTGTGATTCGCCGACATTTACGTGACGTATCGGGTATGACGTATGTTACCGCATGTGCCGAGTTTTTAGTTTTTTGTATCGATTTTAACAAACATAAGCAATTAGTGCCGGATTCCCAATTGGATTGGGCGGAAGTGAGTGTAATCGGTGCGGTCGATACGGGCATTTTTGCACAGAATGTTTTGCTTGCGGCGGAGTCCGTCGGTTTGGGCGGCGTATATATCGGTGCATTGCGTAACGATGTTGCCAGAGTGGCGGAGGTGCTGGGATTACCGCAATATTGTGTGCCGTTAGTCGGTATGTGTTTAGGTTATCCGGCTCAAGATCCCGAACGAAAACCGCGTTTGCCGCTAAGTTTGGTATGCTATGAAGATCAATATCAAGCGTTAGATCAAGCTGAGCTTGCAAAATATAACGAAATTTTGACCGCTTATTATCAGGCGAGAACCGGTGAAGGACAACAATGGCAAACGGCGATTGATAAAACGTTAAATAAAGCGGTTCGCCCGCATATGTTACCGTTTTTTCAACAACAAGGATTGCTGAAACGATGAGATTCTTAATGTTATGTCGAGAGCCTCGTTTATATAGCTGTCAGCGTTTACAACAGGCTTGTGAGCAACGGGGAATTAGCTTAGATATTCTTGACCCGAATCGGATGCTTATAAAATTAGCCGTAGAGCAAGGTAAATCGATTTTCCGCCTTTATTATCAAGCGGGAGAACCTTATGATAAAAATCGACCGTTGCCCGAATTGTTACCGAAATATGATGCGGTATTACCTCGTTTCGGTACGGCTAGTACCGAAATGGGTTGCCGAGTTTTACGTTATTTTGAAGCTCAACGCATTAAGGTCTTGAACAATGCAACCGCTTTTCGTTTGGCAAGAGATAAATGGCAAAGTTTGCAAGTGTTGGCGGAGGCGCAAATTACCGTTCCTGCTACCTCATTTGCCGGAGAACTTTGTTCTTTTAACGGTCATTTATCGCAACATCATTTGCCGATGGTAATGAAAACGTTATCCGGCTCACAGGGTGTCGGAGTGATGTTGGCGGAGAGTTATCCGACCGCTCAAAGCGTATTGGAAACATTACATCAAGCCAACATTAATTATTTATTGCAAGATTTTGTGACGGAATCAAAAGGGCAAGATATTCGTGCTTTTGTTATCGGTGATCGTGTAATTGCTGCAATGCAACGTTCAGGTAATGAGGGCGAATTCAGAGCGAATCTTCACCGAGGGGGTAATGCTAAATGGATTTATCTAAACGAAGCAGAACAAAAATTAGCGGTCGATGCGGCGAAAGCTATCGGTTTAGATGTGGCCGGAGTGGATTTAATACGCTCTTATAACGGTTTAGCCGTATTGGAAGTGAATGCCAGCCCAGGCTTAGAAGGTATTGAAAATGCAAGCGGTGTAGATATTGCGGGTTTAATGATTGAATATCTGCTCAATAAACAAAACGTCCCTCATTGAGGGACGTTATCAGCCCGTCAATTTTTCTTTCCAATATCCAATCCATTCTTTAAGGGCAATACTACTGTTTTGTAGTGCTTGCGCTTGTGGGATAAAAGGTAAAATACCCATGTCCAGTGCTTGATGGGCGGTGGTGCCGGCGGCAAGCACGTTAAACCCTTCTCTTTCAAACAGCATTTTTGCCCGTTTCATATGCCACTGATTTGTGACGAGAATAATATGACTGATACTTTCCCGATTAAGTATATTTTTACTTAATCGTGCATTTTGTGCTGTAGTATTGGCTTTCGATTCAAGCCATTTTACTTGTATGCCAAAGAAATCATGCAACTCTTGCGTCATAATTTTAGCCTCCGGTTCTCTACCTTCCGGGCTACCGCCGGTAACTAAAATCGGTAAACCGGTCTGTCTATGTAGGTAAGCAGCATAACGCATACGTTCCAACGGTGCAGCGGCAATCGCATAATCACCGAAAAGTTCATCGCTATTACGTACTCCGCCGCCCAGCACAATAATCGCTTGGGCTTTTTTGTAGTCTTCAATAGTAAATTTTTCACTAAAAGTGACCGCTTGAATCAATTTATGAGAGAAATACGGCGTACTACAAATATAGAGAATCGCAATCCCAAATACCGTACAGAAACGGCTTAATTTTCTAAACTGTAATTTATACAGCAGTAAGGACGAGAACCATAGAATAAGCGAATTGAACGGTGGCAAAATAATTGCGGTAAGAAGTTTGGTCAGCAATAACATAGTGAATCGAAGATAAAATCTGAAAGGAACTTTGTCACTATCTTGAATGAGTATATATAAAGAATCAAGCGAGAATATCGTATATGTCAGCCATCTACCTAATTAGAGTAGTTTTACGTCTAAATATCCGTATAGGCTTTGCAACGTTTCACCGTTTTTTGTTATCTTTAAGGGAATGTTAAAAATTAGATCTAAATCACACAAAAATAATAACTTTTGCAGTACAATTCAAAGAGTTTATTTAGCACGTCGGAAGAAAATAAAATAGATATCCGAGTGATGAATAAATAAAATACACATCATCAAAATTATTTATGTCAAAGGATATATCCATGAGCGATTTAAAACAACAAGCATTAGACTTCCATGAATTTCCGGTACCGGGAAAAATTTCAGTCACTCCGACTAAATCACTTGCAACGCAACATGATTTAGCTTTAGCGTATTCGCCGGGGGTTGCTGAACCGTGTTTGGAAATTGAGAAAGATCCTGCTGCAGCTCGCCGTTATACCGCTCGTGGTAACTTAGTAGCGGTAATTTCAAACGGTACGGCGGTATTGGGTTTAGGTAATATCGGTGCGTTAGCGTCTAAACCGGTAATGGAAGGTAAGGGTGTATTATTCAAAAAATTTGCCGGTGTTGATGTATTTGATATCGAAATTAATGAACATGACCCTGATAAATTAGTTGATATTATCGCATCATTAGAGCCGACGTTCGGCGGCATTAACTTAGAAGATATTAAAGCACCGGAATGTTTCTACATTGAGAAAAAATTACGTGAACGTATGGGTATTCCGGTATTCCACGACGACCAACACGGCACGGCGATTATTGTCGGTGCGGCGGCAGTAAACGGTTTACAAATCGTAGGTAAAAATATTGGTGAAGTTCGTTTAGTAGTGAACGGTGCCGGTGCATCTGCGATTGCTTGTACCAATCTATTACGTTCATTAGGCTTCAAAAAAGAAAATATCACAATGTGCGACTCTAAAGGAGTAATTTACCAAGGTCGTGGTGATAATATGGATGAAACCAAACAATTCTATGCGATTGAAGATAACGGCTGGCGTACCCTTGCCGATGCGGTCGC includes:
- a CDS encoding DUF5368 family protein; amino-acid sequence: MNSLELTMLISVVQEMLAWAFYPLLILAVILTLALVILLVKEKGFHLKRLVQAEVVGFIGGFIGVFVLFWLTQSGLSDIGAPIDAFALLGTYAVNFVGFAVLYYTVKGWLFKHTE
- a CDS encoding NAD(P)/FAD-dependent oxidoreductase, with protein sequence MSDKIQHFDLTRRLFLQSSALGLTATASGLLLPKSVQAEPKVSAAIKIVIAGGGAAGLATASRLAERLDEKAEIIVIEPNKSHIYQPGFTLIAAGLKPADYSVSETASYLPSQVKWIEAKVEEFNPDANQVRLSNGENLNYDYLFVTTGLKLDYDAIEGMDTKLIGTNGLGSIYHSPVGAEKTWKLLDEFSRKGGNAVLLRPNTEMKCSGAPLKYTFIVRDYLHRRGTLSKSHISYNSNNGSFFSVPIVSEKVRMMFEERDIHYHYHRILKAIDPVKRIATFESKDEGKVELPYDFINVIPPQVAPDAVRNSPLAWQTGPWKNEGWMEVSKSTLRHVRYPNVFGVGDIAGVPKGKTAASVKWQVPVAVDHLICELQGKESKQIYNGYTSCPLITEVGRAMLVEFDYNNNLQPSFPGIIHPLEDSWTSWLLETIGLKPTYLSMLRGKA
- a CDS encoding YgaP family membrane protein: MKANVGGIDKVLRIVIGALLTLLAVTGTVGIWGYLGVIILLSGVFSRCGLYALFGINTAQNCPVCPFKKK
- a CDS encoding ArsR/SmtB family transcription factor, which gives rise to MNEIFEKAGDASNFLKLLANPNRLAILCCLLEKECNVSELCQAIGIPQAATSNQLAILREAGIIVAEVNHRERVYRIEDEKVKAILGVLYKFYCE
- the nfsA gene encoding oxygen-insensitive NADPH nitroreductase; protein product: MISKPTLETILSHRSIRKFTEQPISEELFQTLIQAGQQASTSNHLQCVSVIRVKDPVIRRHLRDVSGMTYVTACAEFLVFCIDFNKHKQLVPDSQLDWAEVSVIGAVDTGIFAQNVLLAAESVGLGGVYIGALRNDVARVAEVLGLPQYCVPLVGMCLGYPAQDPERKPRLPLSLVCYEDQYQALDQAELAKYNEILTAYYQARTGEGQQWQTAIDKTLNKAVRPHMLPFFQQQGLLKR
- a CDS encoding ATP-grasp domain-containing protein — translated: MRFLMLCREPRLYSCQRLQQACEQRGISLDILDPNRMLIKLAVEQGKSIFRLYYQAGEPYDKNRPLPELLPKYDAVLPRFGTASTEMGCRVLRYFEAQRIKVLNNATAFRLARDKWQSLQVLAEAQITVPATSFAGELCSFNGHLSQHHLPMVMKTLSGSQGVGVMLAESYPTAQSVLETLHQANINYLLQDFVTESKGQDIRAFVIGDRVIAAMQRSGNEGEFRANLHRGGNAKWIYLNEAEQKLAVDAAKAIGLDVAGVDLIRSYNGLAVLEVNASPGLEGIENASGVDIAGLMIEYLLNKQNVPH
- a CDS encoding YdcF family protein; translation: MLLLTKLLTAIILPPFNSLILWFSSLLLYKLQFRKLSRFCTVFGIAILYICSTPYFSHKLIQAVTFSEKFTIEDYKKAQAIIVLGGGVRNSDELFGDYAIAAAPLERMRYAAYLHRQTGLPILVTGGSPEGREPEAKIMTQELHDFFGIQVKWLESKANTTAQNARLSKNILNRESISHIILVTNQWHMKRAKMLFEREGFNVLAAGTTAHQALDMGILPFIPQAQALQNSSIALKEWIGYWKEKLTG
- a CDS encoding malic enzyme-like NAD(P)-binding protein, whose translation is MSDLKQQALDFHEFPVPGKISVTPTKSLATQHDLALAYSPGVAEPCLEIEKDPAAARRYTARGNLVAVISNGTAVLGLGNIGALASKPVMEGKGVLFKKFAGVDVFDIEINEHDPDKLVDIIASLEPTFGGINLEDIKAPECFYIEKKLRERMGIPVFHDDQHGTAIIVGAAAVNGLQIVGKNIGEVRLVVNGAGASAIACTNLLRSLGFKKENITMCDSKGVIYQGRGDNMDETKQFYAIEDNGWRTLADAVAGADVFLGCSKAGALTQDMIKTMAKDPLILALANPVPETTPHEAKAVRADAIVCTGRSDYPNQVNNVLCFPFLFRGALDVGATTINEEMKMAAAHAIADLAKEPVPFEVLSTYGELSFGPDYVIPTPFDPRLIVAVSSAVAKAAMDSGVATRPITDWDAYAKQVKALIA